From Acidovorax sp. FHTAMBA, one genomic window encodes:
- the traD gene encoding type IV conjugative transfer system coupling protein TraD produces the protein MSGKQPVEVLLRPAVELYTVAACAGAAFLSLVAPWSLALSPAMGVGSALAFGAYGAIRYRDARVILRYRRNIRRLPRYVMTSRDVPVSQQRLFIGRGFLWEQKHTHRLMQTYRPEFRRYVEPTPAYRLARRLEERLEFAPFPLSRLPRLTGWDVPFNPVRPLPPVGGLPRLHGIEPEEVDVSLPLGERVGHSLVLGTTRVGKTRLAELFVTQDIRRKNAAGEHEVVIVIDPKGDADLLKRMYVEAKRADREGEFYIFHLGWPEISARYNAVGRFGRISEVATRIAGQLSGEGNSAAFREFAWRFVNIIARALVELGQRPDYMLIQRHVINIDALFIEYAQHYFAKTEPKAWEVIVQIEAKLNEKNIPRNMIGREKRVVALEQYLSQARNYDPVLDGLRSAVRYDKTYFDKIVASLLPLLEKLTSGKIAQLLAPNYSDLADPRPIFDWMQIIRKRAIVYVGLDALSDAEVAAAVGNSMFSDLVSVAGHIYKHGIDDGLPAASAGTRVPINVHADEFNELMGDEFIPLINKGGGAGLQVTAYTQTLSDIEARIGNRAKAGQVIGNFNNLFMLRVRETATAELLTRQLPKVEVYTTTIVSGATDSSDIRGATDFTSNTQDRISMSSVPMIEPSHVVGLPKGQCFALLQGGQLWKIRMPLPAPDPDEVMPQDLQQLAGYMRQSYTEATQWWEFTSSPALQDAGLPDDLLDDAAPAAPTAAATGADDGTGDEASP, from the coding sequence ATGTCGGGGAAACAGCCGGTCGAGGTTCTGCTGCGCCCAGCGGTGGAGCTATACACCGTCGCCGCATGTGCGGGCGCCGCGTTTCTGTCCCTGGTGGCCCCGTGGTCGCTCGCGTTGAGCCCGGCCATGGGCGTCGGCAGCGCGCTGGCGTTCGGCGCCTACGGCGCGATCCGCTACCGCGATGCCCGCGTCATCCTGCGCTACCGGCGCAACATCCGCAGGTTGCCGCGCTACGTGATGACGAGCCGGGACGTGCCGGTCAGCCAGCAGCGCCTCTTCATAGGGCGGGGCTTTCTGTGGGAGCAGAAGCACACCCATAGGCTCATGCAGACGTACCGGCCGGAGTTCCGCCGCTACGTGGAGCCGACACCTGCTTACCGGCTGGCGCGGCGGCTGGAGGAGCGGCTGGAATTCGCACCGTTTCCGCTTTCACGCCTGCCAAGGCTCACGGGCTGGGATGTTCCCTTCAATCCGGTGCGGCCGCTGCCGCCCGTGGGCGGTCTGCCACGGCTGCATGGCATAGAGCCCGAGGAGGTGGACGTCAGCCTGCCCCTGGGCGAGCGGGTCGGCCATTCGCTGGTGCTGGGCACCACGCGCGTGGGCAAGACCCGGCTCGCCGAGTTGTTCGTGACCCAGGACATCCGCCGCAAGAACGCCGCGGGCGAGCATGAGGTCGTCATCGTCATCGACCCCAAGGGCGATGCCGATCTCCTGAAGCGGATGTATGTCGAGGCCAAGCGCGCGGATCGCGAGGGCGAGTTCTACATCTTCCATTTGGGCTGGCCGGAGATTTCCGCGCGCTACAACGCCGTGGGACGCTTCGGGCGGATCTCGGAGGTGGCCACCCGCATCGCGGGCCAACTCTCCGGCGAGGGCAACAGCGCGGCGTTCCGCGAATTCGCCTGGCGCTTCGTGAACATCATCGCGAGGGCATTGGTGGAGTTGGGGCAGCGCCCGGACTACATGCTGATCCAGCGGCACGTCATCAACATCGACGCGCTGTTCATCGAGTACGCCCAGCATTACTTCGCCAAGACCGAGCCCAAGGCCTGGGAGGTGATCGTCCAGATCGAGGCCAAGCTCAACGAGAAGAACATCCCGCGCAACATGATCGGGCGCGAGAAGCGCGTCGTGGCGCTGGAGCAGTACCTCTCCCAGGCTCGCAACTACGACCCCGTGCTCGACGGCCTGCGCTCTGCCGTCAGGTACGACAAGACGTACTTCGACAAGATCGTCGCCAGCCTCCTGCCGCTGCTGGAGAAGCTCACCAGCGGCAAGATCGCTCAGCTCCTGGCCCCGAACTACTCCGACCTGGCCGACCCGCGTCCGATCTTCGATTGGATGCAGATCATCAGGAAGCGCGCCATCGTCTATGTGGGCCTGGATGCGCTGTCCGACGCCGAGGTCGCCGCGGCGGTCGGGAACTCCATGTTCTCCGATCTCGTGTCGGTCGCCGGGCACATCTACAAGCATGGGATCGACGACGGCCTGCCTGCGGCGTCGGCGGGTACGCGCGTGCCGATCAATGTGCATGCCGATGAGTTCAACGAGCTGATGGGCGACGAGTTCATCCCGCTCATCAACAAGGGCGGCGGCGCCGGGCTGCAAGTCACCGCGTACACGCAGACCCTCTCGGACATCGAGGCCCGCATCGGCAACCGCGCGAAGGCTGGCCAGGTGATCGGCAACTTCAACAACCTGTTCATGTTGCGGGTCCGGGAGACGGCCACCGCCGAACTGCTGACCCGGCAATTGCCGAAGGTCGAGGTCTATACCACCACCATCGTCTCGGGTGCGACGGACAGTTCGGACATCCGCGGCGCGACGGATTTCACGTCGAACACGCAGGACCGCATCAGCATGTCCAGCGTGCCGATGATCGAGCCATCGCACGTCGTCGGCCTGCCCAAGGGGCAGTGTTTCGCGCTGCTGCAGGGCGGACAGCTCTGGAAAATCAGGATGCCGCTGCCCGCACCTGACCCCGATGAGGTGATGCCGCAGGATCTGCAACAGCTCGCGGGCTACATGCGCCAGAGCTATACCGAGGCTACGCAGTGGTGGGAGTTCACCAGTTCCCCGGCCTTGCAGGACGCGGGCTTGCCCGATGACCTGCTGGACGATGCCGCTCCGGCCGCGCCTACTGCCGCAGCCACCGGCGCTGACGATGGCACCGGCGACGAGGCCTCGCCATGA
- a CDS encoding TIGR03758 family integrating conjugative element protein: MNGAQVSAFQANSVIAPSAMATVLVGAVFAVLLVWGVWAIRTAYVGWSESRLNQRQFLGVCIRFVAMYLVLSFFLLS; encoded by the coding sequence ATGAACGGCGCCCAGGTCTCGGCATTTCAAGCCAACAGCGTCATCGCGCCTTCCGCGATGGCGACCGTGCTGGTCGGCGCCGTCTTCGCCGTGCTGCTCGTGTGGGGCGTGTGGGCCATCCGAACGGCCTACGTGGGGTGGTCGGAAAGCCGCCTCAACCAGCGCCAGTTCCTGGGCGTCTGCATCCGCTTCGTCGCGATGTACCTCGTCCTGAGTTTCTTCCTCCTCTCCTGA
- a CDS encoding PFL_4703 family integrating conjugative element protein, which produces MSRFKNEITHLQAHIKTLRLGAGALVAIALLMGGGWWSAPRDLTIHVPPDLRSGSTRKWWEVPPESVYAFTFYVFQQLNRWPANGEDDYPRNLHALSPYLTPSCQAFLRADYDYRRSTGELRQRVRGLYEIPGRGYGDDPTARVRVVSDRDWVVTLDISADEYHGAEQVKRALVRYPIKVTRVDVNPARNPFGLALDCYEGTPQRITVPEPARPAPGGLSPQAPQGGNTP; this is translated from the coding sequence ATGAGCCGTTTCAAGAACGAGATCACCCACTTGCAGGCGCACATCAAGACGCTGCGCCTGGGCGCTGGCGCGCTGGTGGCCATTGCGCTGCTGATGGGCGGCGGCTGGTGGAGCGCGCCGCGCGATCTGACCATCCACGTTCCGCCCGACCTGCGTTCCGGCAGCACCCGCAAGTGGTGGGAAGTGCCGCCCGAGAGCGTGTACGCCTTCACGTTCTACGTGTTCCAGCAGCTCAACCGCTGGCCGGCCAATGGCGAGGACGACTACCCGCGCAACCTGCATGCGCTGTCGCCGTACCTCACGCCGTCCTGCCAGGCCTTCCTGCGGGCCGACTACGACTACCGGCGCAGCACGGGCGAGCTGCGCCAGCGCGTGCGCGGCCTCTACGAAATCCCCGGCCGCGGCTACGGCGACGACCCCACCGCCCGCGTGCGCGTGGTCTCCGACCGGGATTGGGTCGTGACGCTGGACATCAGCGCCGACGAGTACCACGGTGCCGAGCAGGTCAAGCGCGCCCTGGTGCGCTACCCCATCAAGGTCACGCGGGTGGACGTCAATCCCGCGCGCAATCCGTTCGGCCTGGCGCTCGATTGCTACGAAGGCACGCCCCAGCGCATCACCGTGCCGGAGCCCGCGCGTCCGGCGCCAGGCGGCCTGTCTCCGCAAGCGCCTCAAGGAGGAAACACCCCATGA
- a CDS encoding TIGR03750 family conjugal transfer protein: MSEHQHVRADGTVTFLPHRLNRHPVVVRGLTADELWICCALSGAAGLLIGAPLSWVFRTIALAPTFIVLGVALGVFVGGGILRRLKRGRPDTWLYRQLQWRIATRHPLAAGWVGGHLLISRSGFWTTRRCVPRGTR; the protein is encoded by the coding sequence ATGTCCGAGCACCAGCACGTCCGTGCGGACGGAACGGTCACGTTCCTTCCGCACCGGCTCAACCGCCATCCGGTGGTCGTGCGCGGTCTCACGGCGGACGAGCTGTGGATCTGCTGCGCCCTGTCCGGCGCCGCCGGCTTGCTGATCGGCGCACCGCTGTCCTGGGTGTTCCGCACGATCGCGCTGGCGCCCACGTTCATCGTCCTGGGCGTAGCCCTGGGCGTGTTCGTGGGCGGCGGCATCCTGCGCCGGCTCAAGCGCGGACGGCCCGACACCTGGCTGTACCGGCAGTTGCAGTGGCGCATCGCCACACGGCATCCGCTGGCGGCAGGCTGGGTGGGTGGTCATCTGCTGATCTCGCGCTCGGGCTTCTGGACCACCCGAAGGTGCGTGCCAAGGGGGACTCGATGA
- a CDS encoding TIGR03745 family integrating conjugative element membrane protein: protein MQNRILNSRLAQRAAVALGTAALPALSFAQGLPQLENPTRGTGNGIMETIRNYGYDIIMLVALLVVASMFIGVCYHAYGTYAEIHTGRKTWGQFGLTVAIGAVLLVIGIWLLTEATGIL from the coding sequence ATGCAAAACCGCATCCTCAATTCCCGTCTCGCCCAGCGCGCCGCCGTGGCCCTGGGCACCGCCGCGCTGCCCGCGCTGTCGTTCGCGCAGGGCCTGCCGCAACTGGAGAACCCCACGCGCGGCACCGGCAACGGCATCATGGAGACCATCCGCAACTACGGCTACGACATCATCATGCTCGTGGCCTTGCTGGTGGTGGCCTCCATGTTCATTGGCGTGTGCTACCACGCCTACGGCACCTACGCAGAGATCCACACCGGCCGCAAGACCTGGGGCCAGTTCGGCCTCACCGTCGCCATCGGCGCCGTGCTGCTCGTGATCGGCATCTGGCTGCTCACCGAAGCCACCGGCATCCTGTAA
- a CDS encoding RAQPRD family integrative conjugative element protein, translating to MVASTWLRAAHRGVPTFFVTALLLGQSQTALAESPAQRQELVAALRQLDALERTVTDSAAHAPVQPGERYHFDYPRLLVDLARVRAGIQAHLTPSRAQPRDPTELTGDYRAERAAPPSPSTSAEGKP from the coding sequence ATGGTGGCTTCAACCTGGCTGCGCGCCGCGCATCGCGGCGTGCCCACTTTTTTCGTGACGGCCCTCCTGCTGGGCCAGTCCCAGACGGCGTTGGCCGAATCCCCGGCGCAACGCCAGGAGCTGGTCGCCGCGCTGCGCCAGCTCGACGCGCTGGAGCGCACCGTCACGGACAGCGCCGCGCATGCCCCCGTCCAGCCGGGCGAGCGCTACCACTTCGATTACCCACGGCTGCTGGTGGACCTGGCGCGTGTGCGCGCTGGCATCCAGGCCCACCTCACGCCGTCGCGTGCCCAGCCACGCGACCCCACCGAACTGACCGGCGACTACCGCGCCGAGCGGGCCGCCCCACCATCACCGTCGACGTCTGCGGAGGGCAAGCCATGA
- a CDS encoding TIGR03747 family integrating conjugative element membrane protein, protein MKDAASTAQREQNQRQGLIVGTITLPFRLLGVLIGSLLFSIVVECVGMHLFWKDQGWRHSQQMLQYELGHLSGHFTRSVVVQEPGRTAHELVDRGYEWVFVHSGLLERMSQTAERARAPSHGKNQDGGRNFRYYISQVYVWAESYLIAVAFTTLTFLVRLLVLVLTLPLIFTAAFVGLIDGLVRRDVRRFGAGRESGFIYHRAKASLMPLALLPWVTYLALPISVHPLAILLPSAALLGLAVSLTAGSFKKYL, encoded by the coding sequence ATGAAGGACGCCGCCTCGACTGCGCAGCGCGAGCAGAACCAGCGCCAGGGCCTGATCGTCGGCACCATCACCTTGCCGTTCCGGCTGCTCGGGGTGCTGATCGGCTCGTTGCTGTTTTCGATCGTGGTGGAGTGCGTCGGCATGCACCTGTTCTGGAAGGACCAGGGCTGGCGCCACTCCCAGCAGATGCTGCAGTACGAGCTGGGGCACCTTTCCGGCCACTTCACGCGCAGCGTGGTCGTGCAGGAGCCAGGGCGCACGGCGCACGAACTGGTGGATAGAGGGTATGAGTGGGTGTTCGTGCACTCGGGGCTGCTGGAGCGCATGAGCCAGACCGCTGAGCGCGCCCGCGCACCCAGCCATGGGAAAAACCAGGACGGGGGGCGCAACTTCCGCTACTACATCAGCCAAGTCTATGTCTGGGCCGAGAGCTACCTGATCGCCGTGGCCTTCACGACGTTGACCTTCCTGGTGCGCCTGCTGGTCCTGGTGCTCACGTTGCCGCTGATCTTCACGGCAGCCTTCGTCGGTTTGATCGACGGCTTGGTGCGGCGTGACGTGCGCCGGTTCGGCGCGGGCCGCGAATCCGGCTTCATCTACCACCGTGCCAAAGCCAGCCTGATGCCACTGGCCTTGCTGCCTTGGGTCACGTATCTGGCGTTGCCCATCTCGGTGCATCCGCTCGCGATCCTGCTGCCCAGCGCCGCCTTGCTGGGACTGGCGGTGAGCCTGACCGCGGGCAGCTTCAAGAAGTACCTGTGA